GTGCTCAGATTCAAACCGGCGGTGGCCCGCGCCTTCCTCCGGCTCCCAGAAGACACCGAGAACTGTCTGCCTGTGGCCGTGGTAGATGTCATCGCGCAGGGCCTGCGCACTCACGAAGGTGCTCATACCCCGGAGTCTAGAGGGGGTTCAGACCCCCTGCAGAATCAGACCGGGGCGGAGAACCTGCGCGGGACTATCCTGGATCTGTGAGGCCATTCCACCACGTCCTGGTGAATACCCTGCTCGCGAACATCACCACGAGCTACCTCTGGTTCTGTCTGGCCTTCTGGGTCTATCTGGAGACGCGCAACGTCGGACTGACCGGGGCGATCAACGGCCTCTACATGGCCCTGATCGCCACCGGGTCGATCTTCTTCGGTTCAGTCGTCGACCATCACCGGAAGAAGACGGTGATGATGCTCGCGGCCGTCGCCACGCTCGTGGCATTCGCCCTCGCCGCGCTCGTGTGGGTGCTGTGGGTCGACCCGACGCAGGTGCGTGCCGACGATCCCGCCATCATCGCCTTCGCCGTCATCATCCTCGTCGGCGCCGTGGTGGAGCACATGCGCAACATCGCCCTGTCCACGACCGTGACCCTGATGGTCCCCGAGGCCGGGCGCGACAAGGCGAACGGGCTGGTCGGCATGGTGCAGGGCCTGGCCTTCTCCCTCACCTCGGTGATCTCGGGGCTGTCGATCGGCTACCTCGGCATGGAGATCTCCCTGTGGATCGCAGTGGGGCTGACGGTGGTGGCGCTGGTGCACCTTCTGCCCCTCAAGATCACGGAGACGCAGCTCGTCAGCCCGGAGGCTACGGAGGATGCCGCGGACGTGATCACGTCCGGCATCGATCTACGCGGCTCCTGGGCTGTGATCCGGCTGGTGCCCGGACTGCTGGCGCTGATCCTTTTCTCGTCCTTCAACAACCTCATGGGCGGGGTGTACACAGCGCTCATGGACCCCTACGGACTGGAGATGTACGGCCCACAGCTGTGGGGCGTCGTGCTCGCCGTGACGTCGGTCGGGTTCATCCTCGGCGGTGCGCTGGTGGCGAAGGTGGGCCTGGGCGGCAATCCGGTCCGGACCCTCCTGCTGGTCAATCTGGCCGTTGCGGCGATCGGCGCCACCTTCGCGCTGCGCGAGTGGTGGTGGCTGTTCGCCGCCGGGATGCTGGCCTTCATGTCGCTCATGCCCGCCGCCGAGGCGGCCGAACAGACGATTCTCCAGCGGGTCGTGCCCTTCCGCCAGCAAGGGCGGGTGTTCGGACTCGCGATCGCCATCGAAATGGTCGCGAACCCGGTGTCGGCGATCACCGTGGCGGTGCTGGCGCAGTCCTACGTGATCCCGTGGATGTCCACCCCCGCCGGCTGGAATTCCTTCGGTCGGCTCCTGGGCGGGGGCGAGACACGCGGGATGGCGCTGATGTTCACGATCTCCGGCGCGGTGATGTTCGCGGTGGTCGTGCTCGCATTCTTCTCGCGGCCGTACCACCGACTGTCGGAGTACTACGCGTCAACGAGCCAGGATGTGGCCGGGCAGGCCGGCACAGGCGTCAGCTGAGGCTGGCGACGGCCTTAGACAGCAGCTCCGCGACCTCCTCGGCGGCGGCGGTCAGCTCGTCGTTTCCGGCGGCAGCCATGAGCGTGCGCGGGTCGGCGGCCTCCACGAAGATCTCCCCGGAGTTCTCCGGGTTCCGGCGGACGGTGACGTTGCACGGCAGCAGTGCACCGATCTGGCGCTCCACCTGCAGGGCCCGGTGCGCGAAGCCGGGGTTGCAGGCGCCCAGGATGACATAGTCCTCGATGTCCGCGTCGATCTTCTTCTTCAGGGTCGCGGTCATGTCGATCTCGGTGAGGACACCGAAGCCGACCTCGGCGAGTGCGGCGCGCGTGCGCTGGACGGCATCATCGAAATCGGTGTTCAAGGTCGTGGCGATGGTGAGCGACATGAGGGTCCCTTCCGGATTGCGGTACGAACAACATCCTCAATCGTAGCGACGGGACAGGCCGAATGCAGGACCCCGCTCACTCCGGCGCAACCTGCACCACGCCCTGGTCCGCTAGATCAGCGAGGTGGGCGCGGATACCCTCCCCCGGCGCATCTGGTGCGACGCTGAGGACCAGCAGTCCCGGCAGCGGATGCTCCACCCGGCAACCGAGGTTTTCCAGAAGCAGACGGAGCTGGGCGATGAAGGGGGCGTCGACAAGCACGCGCAACGTGGTGTTCCCACCGGGGACGACGACATGGTCGATGTGCGGACGACCGTCGACGATGACGCACGCGACAATGTCACCGAGCGCCACACCCTCGGCGACGACCGGGATCGAGCGCAGGATGTAGTGGCACCCGCCGAGCGGATCTGCGGCGAGTTCCTCCGAGTCGATGCCCGCACGGGCAACTGGTGCGATGAGGGTGACCATGGATGTCGTCTCCTACGGTGTGAGTGCGTCGCCCCGGTCGGTGGAGGATTCATCGACGATGACGGTGATGTTGCCGGGACCCGGTTTGGTTTTCCCGATGTGCCCGGCGGGGATGGTCACCCCGTGATCCGCGATGACGGATTCAAGATGCGCACCCGTGGGTACCACCACATCTCCGATGAGGACGGACCGGGACACCGTCGCTCCCCGTTCCACCGTCACGCCGGGACCGATGAGGCTGTGTTCGACCGCGCCCCGGATACGGGCACCGGGACAGATCATGCTGGTGGTGACGGTGGCGCCGGCGTCGATGCGCGCCGGGGAACTCACCGACAGGTTGGTGAGCAGAGGCCAGTCAGGGCGGTCGAGCTGGATGCCTCCGCCGTCGATGAGTTCCATGTGCGCCTGGAAATAGGCGTCGATGGTCCCCAGGTCACGCCAGTACCCCGTCATCCGGTATTCGTGGACCAGACCGTGTTCCACCAGATGAGGGACGATGGTGTCACCGTAGTCCCCCAGGTCTGCCCCGTTCGCCCCGGAGTCGCCCTCGAGGAGTTCGGTGATGGCCCGCTTGAGCGCTTCCACCCGGTAGACGAAGACCTCGGTGGCGACGATATTTCCGGAAGGATCGGCGGGCTTGTACTCGTACCCGGTCACGGTCCCCTCTGGGGTGGCACTGACCACGCCGTAGCGGGAGGGGTCCTCCAGGACCTCGGTGGTGATGATGGTCAGTTCACTCCCGCGCTCATGATGCTGTGCCAGCACCGGGCGCATGTCCAACTGGTAGAGATGGTCCGCGCTGAGCACCACGACCGTGTCCGCGCCAAACTCCGCCAGAGCGTCCAGCTGCTGATAGAGCGCATGCCCGTTGCCCTCGGAAAAGCCGTCCCGGTCATCGTCGTCCCGCTCCTCCGGAGGCACGATCCGCAGACCGCGACGCGTTCCGTCCATATCCCAGGGACGACCACCCGCCAGGTGGCGGTTGAGCAGACCCGGGCGGTACTGCTCGACGACCCACACGTCACGCAACCCTGAGTGCGCCAGGTTGGACAGGGCGACGTCAATGAGCCGGTAGGAACCTGCCAGCGGGACCGCAGGCTTGGGGCGGGCATCGGTCAGCGGGGACAACCGGCTGCCGTACCCTCCCGCCAGGATGAGTGCCACCACAGTCGGGACATTACTGTTCATGCATTCATCGTACGGTGATTCCGGGCGGACACACGGCTGCTGCGCGGGGCGTCAGGAAGCGCCCCGCGCAGTTACACCCGCGCGGTTCAGGCGCGGCTGACGTCCAGCGCCTCGTCCCCGTCGGCGAGATCGACGCGGACGGTGTCACCGTCACGGATATCGCCGGCGAGCAGCTCCTTTGCCAGTCGGTCGCCGATCGCCTGCTGGATCAGGCGGCGCAGCGGACGGGCGCCGTAGGCCGGGTCGTAACCACGGTCCGCGAGCCAGGCCTTCGCCGCCTCGGAGACATCCAGGCTCAGGCGGCGGCCCGCCAGGCGGGCGGCCAGCTGCTTGATCTGGATGTCCACGATGTTGGTCAGCTGCTCCCGGGAGAGCGGGTCGAAGATCACCACGTCGTCCAGACGGTTGATGAACTCCGGCTTGAACGTCCGCTTCACGGCCTCCGTCATCTGCTCCCGGGTGCCGCCGGCGCCCAGGTTCGAGGTGAGGATGAGGATGGTGTTACGGAAGTCAACCGTCCGGCCCTGGCCGTCGGTGAGCCGACCTTCGTCGAGGACCTGGAGCAGCACGTCGAAGACGTCCGGGTGGGCCTTCTCGACCTCATCGAAGAGCACGACCGTGTAAGGGCGGCGACGGACCGCCTCGGTGAGCTGGCCGCCGGCGTCATAACCGACGTACCCCGGAGGGGCACCCACGAGACGTGCGACGGAGTGCTTCTCGCCGTACTCGGACATGTCGATGCGCACCATGGCGCGTTCGTCGTCGAAGAGGAACTCCGCCAGGGACTTCGCCAGCTCGGTCTTACCCACGCCGGTCGGACCGAGGAAGAGGAAGGAACCGGTCGGGCGGTTCGGGTCGGCGACGCCGGCGCGGGCGCGGCGGGTCGCGTCAGAGACTGCCTGCACGGCCTCGTGCTGACCGACGACGCGGTTGCCCAGGAAGGACTCCATGGCCAGCAGCTTCTCGGTCTCGCCCGCGAGCATCTTGCCCGCCGGGATGCCGGTCCACGCGGAGACGACCTCGGCGATGGTGTCCGGGGTGACCTCTTCACTGAGCATGGCGTTGTTCGCACCCTCGGCGACCTCGACCTGAGCGGCCTCGACCTCCTTCTCCAGCTCGGGGATACGACCGTAACGCAGCTCGGCGACCCGGCCGTAGTCCCCGTCGCGCTCGGCGATCTCGGACTCCTGACGCAGCTTCTCCAGTTCCTCCTTGGCGCCGCGTACCTTGTCGATCGAGTTTTTCTCGTTCATCCATCGGGACGTGAGCTCACCGAGCTTCTCGCGTTCGTCGGCGAGCTCGGAACGCAGTTTCTCCAGACGGTCCCTGGAGGCGTCGTCGGTCTCCTTGGCCAGCGCGACCTCCTCGATCTCGAGGCGACGGACAATGCGCTCGAGCTCATCGATCTCCTGCGGGGAGGAGTCGATCTCCATGCGCAGGCGGCTGGCAGCCTCATCGACCAGGTCGATCGCCTTGTCCGGGAGGAAGCGGTTGGTGATGTAGCGGTCCGACAGGGTCGCGGCCGCGACGAGGGCCGAGTCCTGGATGCGGACACCGTGGTGGACCTCGTAACGTTCCTTCAGACCGCGCAGAATGCCCACGGCATCCTCGACCGACGGCTCGCCGACGTACACCTGCTGGAAACGACGCTCAAGGGCGGCGTCCTTCTCGATGTACTTCCGGTACTCGTCCAGGGTGGTCGCGCCGACCAGGCGCAGTTCACCGCGGGCCAGCATCGGCTTGATCATGTTTCCGGCGTCCATCGCGGACTCGCCGGAGGCACCGGCACCGACGATGGTGTGCAGCTCGTCGATGAAGGTGACCACCTGCCCGTCGGAGTTCTTGATCTCGTCCAGGACGGCCTTCAGCCGCTCCTCGAACTCGCCACGGTACTTCGCACCGGCGACCATCGAGGCCAGGTCGAGCGAAATGAGGGTCTTGCCCTTCAGGGACTCCGGCACGTCTCCGGCCACCATACGTCGGGCCAGGCCTTCCACGATCGCGGTCTTACCCACGCCGGGCTCACCGATGAGCACCGGGTTGTTCTTGGTGCGTCGGCTGAGCACCTGCACCACGCGGCGGATCTCCGAGTCACGGCCGATCACCGGGTCGATCTTGCCTTCGCGTGCACGCGCGGTCAGGTCGGTGGAGTACTTCTCCAGCGCCTGGAACTGGCCCTCCGGGTCCTGGTTGGTCACCTTCGAGGCACCACGCACGGACGGGAAGGCACCCTTGATGGCCTCGTAGGTGGCACCTCGACCGGTGAGCAGCTTCGCCGCCTCGTTGTCGCCCCGGGCGATGCCCGCCATGAGGACCTCCGTGGAGACGTACTCGTCGCCGAGCTCGCCGGCCAGCTCCTGGGCCGCGGTCAGTGCGTTGAGTGCATCCCGGTTGAAGTTGGGGTTGGCCAGGTTGGCTCCGGCGGCCTTGGGATAACCGTCGACCAGGGCGCGCGCCTCGCGGGCGACGGTCTCCGGATCAACGCCGGTGGCTTTGAGCACCGGGGCGGCGATCCCCTCCGGTTGGTCGAGAATCGCGGCCAGAAGGTGCGCCGGGCGGATGTCCGGGTTGCCGTTGGCGGAAGCCAGCTGCAGTGCGGACTGCAGGGCCTCCTGGGTCTTGGTGGTGGGATTGAACGAGGTCATGCCACGTTTCCTTTCTCTTTTAGTTCGTCTACTACCTCTAGTAACGCATGAAGAGTTGAGTCTGTTCCACTCAAGAGGAAAATATCTGAGTCATCCACGCTCAAGTTTAGGCCGGGCGGCCGGAGATGTCTCCCGGCCCCGACACAACGACCACCACCAGCCCCAGCGTCAGGCTTCTGCCGTGGCAGCCGCGGCCGCCGCCTTACGTTGCCTGCCCGGCGTACGCCCGAGGAAGATCGGCACCAGCAGCACAGCCAACGCGATGAGCAGCGAGAGCCAGCCGAGCCCGGCGGTCAGGCCGACGATGACGGCGATGGGGGCGAGGATGGTCATGCCGATCTCGAAGGGGGCGAACCCGACGTACGCGACGCCGTATTCATTGAGGGTGCCGGACTTCAGCTTCGGATCGACGATCTTGAGCAGCGCGATGCCGGTGGCAACAGCCGCGGTGGCCCAGCCCCAGGAGAAGATGCCACGCTCCAACCACTTCTCGCCGAAGAACTCCGGCGAGAGGACGAAGAACACGAACACGCAGTAGGCGATACCCAGCACGAACAGGAGGGCAAGCGGCACCCAGTAGTCGGCGATCGCGGCCGGAACGATGGAGGCGACGCCGAAGGCGATGAGGTAGTCGGTGGCCGCACCGGACATGGAACTGACGGTCCCCTTGTCCAGGAAGTCCTTCCTGCCCACGGCGCCCAGCAGGATGCGGCCGACCAGCCCGATGACGAACGACATGGCGAAGAGCGGGATGGAGACGGTCGGGAAGACGTCGTTGATGAAACCGTTGACCAGGTAGGCGATCATCACGGTCAACATCACGAATCCCAGATGGAGGGCGAGCGGCTCGATCGCGGAGGGGTTGGTCGTGGCCCTGCCTATCGAGGGTCGTGCCCCCAGGTCGTCGATGTAGCCGGAGCGCAGCTCCCAGGGCAGTTTCTTCGGCATCGTGGATGTACGCCCGGTGCGGATCCCCCAGCTGGTGAAGATGAGTCCGCCGACGATGGCGGACAGGGTGCCCACGGTCGCGGACATGAAGCCCAGCGAGCTGGCGGCCACGGCACCCGCACCCTCCAGCGAGGTTCCCACGGCGGCGGCCGTGCCGAAGCCGCCCACGAAACCGACGGGCAGCATCATGCCGAACCAGCTTTCGGTACCGAACACCGGCTGGAAGAAGTAGATGCCCAGGAGGATGAACAGGCCCCACTGGCCCATGAACATGCCCGTCGAGTAGGACCACATGTTCTTCGCGCCGGTACGCACCGAGGGGGTGAGGTCCATCGAGTACGCCATGGAGGCGAAGACGAAGGCGATCAGGATCGAGGTGTACGTGCCGATCTGCCCGGAGAAGTTGATCCAGCCGAGCACCTGCGGCCCGAACAGCAGCCCGAGCAGCCCGGCCGTTATCGAGGCGGGCATGAGCAGACGCTGGAACAGACCGATCTTACGACGCAGAAGGTTACCGACGACCATGAGCAGAGAGATCCAGCCGACGTCGATGAGCAGGCTGTATGGGGTGTATTCCACGGCGTTATCCACTTCATTCCGGTGCAGACCAGTAGCCGGACAGGTGAGCCCGGAGCGTCGCACGACTTTGTTGTGTCCGCCCTCACTGTAACGTGCATGCCCGGTCATGCCCGAACCGTCGCGGCTGACCATATTGTTGACACGTCACTGATTGGGGGTATGGTGGAGGCCATGGAGATCTCGGACGTGCACGACCACCACTACCGGGCCGCCATCATCGGCGCAGGCCAGGCCGGCCTCGCGGCAGCCCATGAACTCCGTCGCCGCGGACTCCTCCCCGGCACGGACTTCATCATCCTCGACGCCAATGACGGCCCCGGCGGAGCCTGGCGGCACCGCTGGGATTCGCTGACACTGGGCAAGGCCCACGGCATCGCCGACCTTCCGGGGCTGCCCATGCAACGTCCCGATCCGGTGACGCCGGCCGCCACGCTGGTGGCCGAGTACTACCGCAGCTACGAGGACCACCTCGACCTCGCGGTGCTGCGCCCCGCACCGGTCAGCCGCGTCGAGGCCGTCGACCCGGCCGATCCGGACTCGCCGCTGCGCATCACCGTGCGCGGCACCCATGAACTCACTGCCGACATCGTCCTCAACGCCACCGGCACCTGGGACAACCCCTACATTCCCCATGTCCCGGGCATCGAGAACTTCACC
This sequence is a window from Corynebacterium comes. Protein-coding genes within it:
- a CDS encoding DUF4265 domain-containing protein, whose amino-acid sequence is MVTLIAPVARAGIDSEELAADPLGGCHYILRSIPVVAEGVALGDIVACVIVDGRPHIDHVVVPGGNTTLRVLVDAPFIAQLRLLLENLGCRVEHPLPGLLVLSVAPDAPGEGIRAHLADLADQGVVQVAPE
- a CDS encoding glucose-1-phosphate adenylyltransferase family protein, which gives rise to MNSNVPTVVALILAGGYGSRLSPLTDARPKPAVPLAGSYRLIDVALSNLAHSGLRDVWVVEQYRPGLLNRHLAGGRPWDMDGTRRGLRIVPPEERDDDDRDGFSEGNGHALYQQLDALAEFGADTVVVLSADHLYQLDMRPVLAQHHERGSELTIITTEVLEDPSRYGVVSATPEGTVTGYEYKPADPSGNIVATEVFVYRVEALKRAITELLEGDSGANGADLGDYGDTIVPHLVEHGLVHEYRMTGYWRDLGTIDAYFQAHMELIDGGGIQLDRPDWPLLTNLSVSSPARIDAGATVTTSMICPGARIRGAVEHSLIGPGVTVERGATVSRSVLIGDVVVPTGAHLESVIADHGVTIPAGHIGKTKPGPGNITVIVDESSTDRGDALTP
- a CDS encoding MFS transporter, with the protein product MRPFHHVLVNTLLANITTSYLWFCLAFWVYLETRNVGLTGAINGLYMALIATGSIFFGSVVDHHRKKTVMMLAAVATLVAFALAALVWVLWVDPTQVRADDPAIIAFAVIILVGAVVEHMRNIALSTTVTLMVPEAGRDKANGLVGMVQGLAFSLTSVISGLSIGYLGMEISLWIAVGLTVVALVHLLPLKITETQLVSPEATEDAADVITSGIDLRGSWAVIRLVPGLLALILFSSFNNLMGGVYTALMDPYGLEMYGPQLWGVVLAVTSVGFILGGALVAKVGLGGNPVRTLLLVNLAVAAIGATFALREWWWLFAAGMLAFMSLMPAAEAAEQTILQRVVPFRQQGRVFGLAIAIEMVANPVSAITVAVLAQSYVIPWMSTPAGWNSFGRLLGGGETRGMALMFTISGAVMFAVVVLAFFSRPYHRLSEYYASTSQDVAGQAGTGVS
- a CDS encoding DUF302 domain-containing protein — its product is MSLTIATTLNTDFDDAVQRTRAALAEVGFGVLTEIDMTATLKKKIDADIEDYVILGACNPGFAHRALQVERQIGALLPCNVTVRRNPENSGEIFVEAADPRTLMAAAGNDELTAAAEEVAELLSKAVASLS
- a CDS encoding sodium/glutamate symporter, with product MEYTPYSLLIDVGWISLLMVVGNLLRRKIGLFQRLLMPASITAGLLGLLFGPQVLGWINFSGQIGTYTSILIAFVFASMAYSMDLTPSVRTGAKNMWSYSTGMFMGQWGLFILLGIYFFQPVFGTESWFGMMLPVGFVGGFGTAAAVGTSLEGAGAVAASSLGFMSATVGTLSAIVGGLIFTSWGIRTGRTSTMPKKLPWELRSGYIDDLGARPSIGRATTNPSAIEPLALHLGFVMLTVMIAYLVNGFINDVFPTVSIPLFAMSFVIGLVGRILLGAVGRKDFLDKGTVSSMSGAATDYLIAFGVASIVPAAIADYWVPLALLFVLGIAYCVFVFFVLSPEFFGEKWLERGIFSWGWATAAVATGIALLKIVDPKLKSGTLNEYGVAYVGFAPFEIGMTILAPIAVIVGLTAGLGWLSLLIALAVLLVPIFLGRTPGRQRKAAAAAATAEA
- the clpB gene encoding ATP-dependent chaperone ClpB: MTSFNPTTKTQEALQSALQLASANGNPDIRPAHLLAAILDQPEGIAAPVLKATGVDPETVAREARALVDGYPKAAGANLANPNFNRDALNALTAAQELAGELGDEYVSTEVLMAGIARGDNEAAKLLTGRGATYEAIKGAFPSVRGASKVTNQDPEGQFQALEKYSTDLTARAREGKIDPVIGRDSEIRRVVQVLSRRTKNNPVLIGEPGVGKTAIVEGLARRMVAGDVPESLKGKTLISLDLASMVAGAKYRGEFEERLKAVLDEIKNSDGQVVTFIDELHTIVGAGASGESAMDAGNMIKPMLARGELRLVGATTLDEYRKYIEKDAALERRFQQVYVGEPSVEDAVGILRGLKERYEVHHGVRIQDSALVAAATLSDRYITNRFLPDKAIDLVDEAASRLRMEIDSSPQEIDELERIVRRLEIEEVALAKETDDASRDRLEKLRSELADEREKLGELTSRWMNEKNSIDKVRGAKEELEKLRQESEIAERDGDYGRVAELRYGRIPELEKEVEAAQVEVAEGANNAMLSEEVTPDTIAEVVSAWTGIPAGKMLAGETEKLLAMESFLGNRVVGQHEAVQAVSDATRRARAGVADPNRPTGSFLFLGPTGVGKTELAKSLAEFLFDDERAMVRIDMSEYGEKHSVARLVGAPPGYVGYDAGGQLTEAVRRRPYTVVLFDEVEKAHPDVFDVLLQVLDEGRLTDGQGRTVDFRNTILILTSNLGAGGTREQMTEAVKRTFKPEFINRLDDVVIFDPLSREQLTNIVDIQIKQLAARLAGRRLSLDVSEAAKAWLADRGYDPAYGARPLRRLIQQAIGDRLAKELLAGDIRDGDTVRVDLADGDEALDVSRA